Proteins from one Pontibacter korlensis genomic window:
- a CDS encoding PAS domain-containing hybrid sensor histidine kinase/response regulator produces the protein MSSVSPTSGYSTRFLTPLAEHSPMVVFAYDLTSHPFSYLNAAFEKVWHRTRKSSLGDPRFLMRMIHPEDRQHVKEVYQELLEGVILKDLMFRIVLRDRSERWVCVRLVLLENEHLLTGYAEDVTAERQYNDTLKKYSDKKNSILNILSHDLAGPLAMIQSLSKLLTQDVKPDGNQARVQKIIHLIEKSSTQGMHLI, from the coding sequence ATGTCCTCAGTATCACCTACATCTGGTTACTCCACCCGTTTCCTTACTCCCCTGGCAGAACACTCGCCAATGGTCGTATTCGCCTATGATCTGACTTCCCACCCCTTTTCGTATCTGAATGCTGCCTTTGAGAAGGTCTGGCATAGAACGCGCAAAAGTTCTTTGGGAGATCCTCGATTCCTTATGCGGATGATACATCCAGAAGATAGGCAGCATGTGAAAGAAGTCTACCAGGAGCTGCTGGAGGGGGTGATTTTAAAAGACCTGATGTTCCGGATCGTGTTGCGGGACCGCAGCGAGCGGTGGGTGTGCGTCAGACTCGTCCTGCTGGAGAATGAGCACCTACTAACTGGCTACGCCGAAGACGTTACTGCGGAAAGGCAGTACAACGACACGCTCAAGAAGTACTCCGATAAGAAGAACTCGATCCTCAACATCCTCTCCCATGACCTGGCCGGACCGCTGGCCATGATCCAGAGCCTGTCGAAGTTACTGACCCAGGACGTAAAACCCGATGGCAATCAGGCCAGGGTCCAGAAGATAATCCACCTGATTGAGAAGAGCAGTACGCAGGGCATGCACCTGATCTAG
- a CDS encoding sensor histidine kinase: MELIKRRIDLVQALQELMQEYQQAQSMTGKTFSFVTSCDKVYVSLDDTKFMQVVNNLISNAIKFTPDGGKITLALEEQDESLLVRVEDTGVGIPQKYHATLFDKFTNARRPGIKGEPSVGLGMSIIKTIVEWHQGKIWFESEENKGTRFFVQIPKQ, from the coding sequence GTGGAGCTTATCAAGCGGCGGATAGACCTGGTACAGGCGCTGCAGGAATTAATGCAGGAGTACCAGCAGGCCCAATCCATGACGGGCAAGACGTTTAGCTTTGTTACTTCCTGTGATAAGGTGTACGTCAGCTTGGACGATACCAAATTTATGCAGGTGGTGAACAATCTGATCTCGAACGCCATTAAGTTTACCCCTGACGGAGGCAAAATTACGCTTGCCCTGGAAGAACAGGATGAGAGCCTCCTGGTCCGGGTGGAGGATACGGGCGTAGGGATACCACAAAAGTACCATGCCACCCTGTTTGACAAGTTCACCAACGCCCGCCGGCCCGGCATCAAGGGAGAACCATCGGTAGGTCTGGGCATGTCTATCATCAAGACCATCGTGGAGTGGCACCAGGGTAAGATCTGGTTTGAGAGTGAGGAGAACAAAGGAACTCGTTTCTTTGTCCAGATTCCGAAACAGTAG